CTTATAGTCTGTAGACTCATATTATACATCACCATATCATTCGTCAAGCATATTTTGTTTGGCTGAAATGACCGACGATATTATCCAGAAGCGCTTTGGCGAAAGAATCAGATCTCTCAGGCAACTCAGAAGATTATCGCAGGAAGAGTTGGCTTTTAGGGCTGGTATCCACCGCACCTATCTCGGCGGTATCGAACGGGGCGAGAGAAACCCTGCACTCAAAAATATCAATTCATTAGCCGATGCCTTAAATGTAAGCCTTCCTGAACTGTTTCAATTCGGAGAAACCAGGAAGTCAAAATAAATCATTCCTGGTCAATTGGGTTGCCCAATTAAACCGAACGGACATTGTCCTACAGTTTTCTACTTTCCTGTCATATCCACTTTCCACCGTCGAAAATGAAGCCTATAGGACAGCCCGCCCCGACGGTTCTCGGACGGTAGATTTTGACGGTAACTCGACGCTGGGGATGAATAATGCCGACGTTTCTTAAACAGCAGGGTGCCTTGATTAATAGAAGATTGGGCAGCCAGAATCACACAATTCGATATTCTTTTTCTGTGAACCCCCGCCTTCTTTGGGCTTTACGCGGCTTTAAAATCGCAAATCGGGTTGAACAATTTGTTTATTGATTTAGGCAATTGTGCACTTAAATATGAGTCGAAGGAAACGGTCATCTATTGGTGCAGAACCCCCAATTTTCCGACTGTAGGGCCTGTGGCACCGGCTATTGGAGATTTTCCGGCAACAGGATTCGGCGGGAGAGCCTTCACAAAGAGATGCTGACCCAAAAAAGTCTCGGGGATTTCCCTAAATTTCCTTGAGGTCAGTTTGCTTTCCAGGGAAAAGTGATAGTGTCCGAAATAAGGCTTAAAGGGTAAGTTTCGGGGACACACTTGGGAAAACTTTGAACAGGAAAGTAACGGGACACCGTCTGACACCATAATTTAGCTATGAATAGGCAACTGCAGGACAGTAACTGGAAAGTAGCTGGAAAGTGGATTGAGTAACCGACCAAGGTGATTGTGGAAGCTAGTCCTCTGAACCACCAGTCCATAGATCTTGATACCACTTCCGGTGTTCCTCACCCGCTATTTTCCGGTACTTGGCGGTGGTATTAAAACTTTGGTGACCAAGGTGCTGTTGTAGCATCCGCATCCCTTCGCCCGAATCATTGTGTTTCATGGCGAAAACCGCAAAAGCATCCCTCAATTTGTGGGGTGAAGCATTATGAATCTTCCCTGTTTCCGGGTTAATCAGCTTGGGTAAACCGGCTTTTTCAGCCAGATTCTTGATTATTTGCCAGGCTCGATGCCGGTTGATCCCGA
This is a stretch of genomic DNA from Dehalogenimonas etheniformans. It encodes these proteins:
- a CDS encoding helix-turn-helix domain-containing protein, whose amino-acid sequence is MTDDIIQKRFGERIRSLRQLRRLSQEELAFRAGIHRTYLGGIERGERNPALKNINSLADALNVSLPELFQFGETRKSK